One Chordicoccus furentiruminis DNA window includes the following coding sequences:
- a CDS encoding serine hydrolase domain-containing protein, translated as MPGFSYAYLQLLFKILARQTGQISKVEFVPQKPHYRNLAERQPFPRATPESQGVSSLHLKEYLEALADDGEANPHHAIVIRHGKIIAECSYAPYENGMWHITHSMCKSVTGMAVGFAIEEGLLTLDEKIGDIFPQYVKLLARLSRKDVTIENLLDMTSGVSFTESGAITGNDWRTGFMSSSFRSEPGTKFEYNSMNSYMLSAAIQEKTGMTMFDYLKPRLFDPLGIDEVFWERCPQGITKGGWGMFIRPEDACKLGQLYLDGGRWKGKQILPTSWVKASTSPHVDNGKFGYGYQIWMEERPGGFAFNGLFGQDVVCYPDLDMIVMINAGNREMTQSGSLTEIMRRFFGINYHPSDEPLPEDPEGQKALAECIRSFGAGHPAAVRTFRERLGLSGAEACAITPGELAGALKGRVYEMDKCQVGLFPLICQVMHNNFTDGISRIGFDEMDGHLFLQLYEGPEIHHIRVGFDRPEKSEILLHGEPYYVGTLGRVATDEDERAVLVLNISFIEEACSRELRLYFHDDEIELRADETPGNAVIEDVLTYTAEPGDLLKLPFGRALMESGGMDLMQIAVQSAIHPTVHGHRVKSL; from the coding sequence ATGCCAGGCTTCAGCTACGCATATTTGCAGCTGCTTTTCAAGATTTTAGCGAGGCAGACGGGACAGATCAGCAAGGTGGAGTTCGTTCCGCAGAAGCCTCACTACCGGAATCTTGCGGAGCGTCAGCCTTTTCCGAGGGCGACGCCGGAATCCCAGGGCGTCTCGTCACTGCATCTGAAGGAATATCTCGAGGCGCTGGCCGACGACGGGGAGGCGAACCCGCATCACGCCATCGTGATCCGTCACGGAAAAATCATCGCGGAATGCAGCTACGCTCCCTATGAGAACGGCATGTGGCATATCACGCATTCGATGTGCAAATCCGTGACCGGAATGGCGGTGGGCTTTGCGATTGAAGAAGGACTGCTGACTCTGGACGAGAAGATCGGCGATATTTTCCCCCAGTATGTGAAGCTGCTTGCGAGGCTCAGCCGGAAGGACGTCACCATCGAGAATCTGCTCGATATGACCAGCGGCGTGAGCTTCACCGAATCAGGCGCCATCACGGGCAATGACTGGCGGACCGGCTTTATGTCATCCTCCTTCCGGTCGGAACCCGGGACGAAATTCGAGTACAACAGCATGAACTCGTACATGCTTTCCGCAGCGATTCAGGAGAAGACCGGCATGACGATGTTCGACTACCTGAAGCCGCGCCTCTTCGATCCGCTGGGGATCGACGAGGTGTTCTGGGAGCGATGCCCGCAGGGTATCACCAAAGGCGGATGGGGGATGTTCATTCGGCCGGAGGACGCCTGCAAGCTCGGACAGCTCTATCTTGACGGAGGACGCTGGAAGGGAAAGCAGATTCTGCCGACTTCCTGGGTCAAGGCAAGCACTTCGCCGCACGTGGACAACGGAAAGTTCGGCTACGGGTATCAGATCTGGATGGAGGAACGGCCGGGAGGCTTCGCGTTCAACGGCCTGTTCGGTCAGGATGTGGTCTGTTATCCGGATCTGGACATGATCGTGATGATCAACGCGGGCAACCGTGAGATGACGCAGAGCGGAAGCCTCACGGAGATCATGCGGCGCTTTTTCGGCATCAACTACCATCCCTCGGATGAACCGCTTCCGGAGGATCCGGAGGGGCAGAAGGCGCTGGCCGAGTGCATCCGGTCCTTCGGAGCCGGCCATCCGGCCGCCGTGCGCACTTTCCGGGAAAGGCTCGGACTTTCCGGCGCGGAAGCATGCGCGATCACGCCGGGTGAACTGGCTGGCGCGCTCAAGGGCAGGGTGTATGAGATGGACAAGTGCCAGGTCGGCCTCTTTCCGCTGATCTGTCAGGTGATGCACAACAATTTCACCGACGGAATCAGCCGGATCGGTTTCGACGAGATGGACGGCCATCTCTTCCTTCAGCTTTATGAAGGACCGGAGATTCACCACATTCGCGTCGGCTTCGACCGGCCCGAGAAAAGCGAGATCCTGCTTCACGGCGAACCCTATTACGTCGGGACGCTCGGACGGGTCGCTACGGATGAGGATGAACGGGCTGTACTGGTGCTGAACATCTCTTTCATCGAAGAAGCCTGCAGCCGTGAGCTGCGGCTGTATTTCCATGATGATGAGATCGAGCTGCGCGCGGACGAGACGCCGGGCAACGCGGTGATCGAGGATGTACTTACCTATACGGCGGAGCCGGGAGACCTTCTGAAGCTGCCTTTCGGGCGGGCCCTGATGGAGAGCGGTGGGATGGATCTGATGCAGATTGCGGTGCAGTCGGCGATCCATCCGACTGTGCACGGGCACCGGGTGAAATCACTTTGA
- the moaC gene encoding cyclic pyranopterin monophosphate synthase MoaC codes for MEEKLTHFDDRGDAIMVDVSGKKETERTAHATGVIEVSPVVLKAVLEGSVRKGDVLGVARLAGIMALKRTFELIPLCHVLPLDACRITFEPDQEASQIRCDCFVSCHGRTGVEMEAMVGASTALLTIYDMCKAIDKRMVIREVHLVTKTGGKSGDFNF; via the coding sequence ATGGAAGAGAAGCTGACTCACTTTGATGACAGGGGCGACGCGATTATGGTCGACGTCTCCGGGAAAAAGGAGACGGAGCGGACGGCTCATGCGACAGGCGTGATCGAGGTCAGTCCCGTGGTCCTGAAGGCGGTTCTGGAAGGCAGCGTGAGGAAAGGGGACGTGCTGGGCGTCGCCCGGCTGGCGGGTATCATGGCGCTCAAGCGAACCTTTGAGCTGATCCCGCTCTGTCATGTTCTGCCGCTGGATGCCTGCCGGATCACATTTGAACCGGATCAGGAGGCGTCTCAGATCCGCTGCGACTGCTTTGTCTCCTGTCACGGGCGGACCGGCGTGGAGATGGAAGCGATGGTTGGAGCGTCGACGGCCTTGCTGACGATCTACGACATGTGCAAGGCGATTGACAAGCGGATGGTGATCCGCGAGGTTCATCTGGTGACGAAGACCGGAGGAAAATCGGGGGATTTCAATTTCTGA
- the moaA gene encoding GTP 3',8-cyclase MoaA, translated as MKDGYGRTISYLRISVTDRCNERCLYCMPAEGIRPVRHGDLLSFEEIERVVKAAAGLGIRDVRLTGGEPCVRRNLPVLVRKIAGVSGINSVSMTTNGTLLAPLMQPLYEAGLSSVNLSLDTLDETFYARLTRTGRLQDALDGLESACAYPDVTVKIDTVLTGRAEQKLTDVALLAKERPVHVRFIELMPIGLGRTFAGAGGVKSAEEAERVLTEKFGPPEREPDFRPGHGPAVYVRYPGFQGRIGFIAAVSHRFCSRCNRLRLTSEGFLKTCLQYADGTELRPLLRDPSMTDADLERAVREAILNKPKEHRFYESMIEHEEQADMNQIGG; from the coding sequence ATGAAAGACGGATACGGAAGGACAATCTCATATCTGAGAATTTCGGTCACAGACCGGTGCAACGAGCGCTGCCTCTACTGTATGCCGGCCGAAGGCATCCGGCCTGTGCGTCACGGGGATCTGCTCTCCTTCGAGGAGATTGAAAGAGTGGTGAAGGCGGCAGCGGGACTCGGGATCCGTGATGTCCGTCTGACCGGAGGGGAGCCGTGTGTCCGGCGGAACCTGCCCGTGCTCGTGCGGAAGATTGCCGGAGTGTCTGGTATCAATTCGGTATCGATGACGACAAACGGAACGTTGCTTGCGCCGCTCATGCAGCCTCTGTACGAGGCGGGGCTGAGTTCCGTGAACCTCTCCCTCGATACGCTGGACGAGACGTTTTATGCGCGCCTTACCCGGACCGGCCGTCTTCAGGACGCGCTGGACGGACTTGAATCCGCCTGTGCGTATCCCGACGTCACGGTTAAAATCGATACCGTGCTCACCGGTCGCGCAGAGCAGAAACTGACGGACGTGGCTCTTCTCGCGAAAGAAAGGCCTGTACATGTCCGGTTCATTGAGCTGATGCCGATCGGACTCGGCCGTACGTTTGCCGGTGCCGGGGGCGTGAAAAGCGCGGAAGAGGCGGAACGTGTCCTTACGGAGAAGTTCGGTCCGCCGGAAAGGGAGCCGGACTTCAGACCCGGTCACGGACCGGCCGTCTACGTCCGTTATCCCGGCTTTCAGGGAAGGATCGGTTTCATCGCGGCGGTAAGTCACCGCTTCTGCAGCCGATGCAACCGTCTGAGACTGACATCGGAGGGGTTTCTGAAGACCTGCCTTCAGTACGCGGACGGGACGGAGCTGCGTCCGCTGCTCAGAGACCCGAGCATGACGGACGCGGATCTTGAAAGGGCAGTCCGGGAGGCCATTCTGAACAAACCGAAGGAACACCGGTTTTACGAAAGCATGATTGAGCATGAGGAACAGGCGGACATGAATCAGATCGGCGGCTGA